Below is a window of Flavobacterium sp. N2820 DNA.
ATGTCTAGATTGTGCACTTGAAATAAAAATTCCAAATACTGTCATCGAATAAAGACTTAATAAATCATTATTAGAATTTTTAAGTTCTTCCAATAAATCAGGTTTATATAGAAAATGATTTGAAATAATTAAATTTAATTCTTCCTTTAAATTTTTATAATCAATTTTTTCTACAACAGGATTGCGTAAAAATGCTTCTTGTACTGCTTTTGACGTTATCGCTTCAACAAATTCAGAATTCTTATTACTGTCTGGATTTGCCTTAATAAAATTCTGTAAATTGAATAATATCGTTTTTATAATTTCCATCAAGGATTTATTGAAAACATCAAAAAAATCTCCCGAATTCAAAATCTTAAAAATCAAGCGATCCCCTTCTTCACCATATTTTCCCATTAAGGTTTCTGAGTTTTCAAACGAAGGCGTTTCAATCGGTTGAAAGCCAAATTTTTCAAAATTGGTTTTTATCGTACTGAAAATATAATTGCGTTTCGCCACTTCTGCTGGTGAAAAATCTCGGGTTCCTTTGGGTATACTTGGTTTTTGTGCCATTTTAAATTTAGAATTTAGAATTTAGAATTCTGAAAATGAGAAATCTAAAAAATAATTTATTTATTGTTAATTCTGTTTTTTGTGTTTTTTAAAGTTGTTACAAAAATAGCAGTTAATTCATTTGCTTCATTTAGAAGTTCGTTCAACACTTTTTGATCAACAACATTTAATTCTTGAAGAACTTCTAACCAAAAATGAGATTCATCTGTTTCTTCTAAAACAATATTCATCTTTGATAAATATTCATTATCACTTCTTGCTCGTAAAGAAGCTCTGTAATTTGCCCCAACAGAACTTCCAGATTTCCCCAATTGATTTGCAATAATTCTTGTAGAATTTTTCATTGGTAAATTATCTACCAAATTCAAAATTGAAATTGTAAATGATTTTGTTCGCTTCTTTAAGTCAAATTCTTTCATTAACCAATTATTTTCATGCAAATATCGAATATATTTAGCAGTATTAAAAATCAATTCAGAGATTTAAAATATCGGGATTTTCACTTTCTAAATTCTAAATTCTAAATTCTTACTTTTTATGTGTAACATTTCGCTCGTACTTTAGTCTTATAGTCATGGTAGGATTATTTAAAGAAAACACAAAAATTGCGCTTGATTCTATTAAAAGTCAGGCTTTGCGTACAGCACTTACGGTGATGATTATTACTTTAGGTATTACTTTTTTAGTTGGAATATTAACACTAACTAAAGCATTAGAAAATAATCTATTTGGAAATTTTGCTTCAATGGGAGCGAATACTTTTTCAATTAGCCAATACGATTTTTCTTCCGAAATCAATCAAAATGATACTGAACAACGTGTAAATCCTATCATTAGTTATCCAGAAGCAAAGGCATTTCAAGACAAATATAATTTCCCATTTACCACTACTTCCCTATCGTTTACAGCAGGTTCGGCTATTGAAGTAAAATATCAGGACAAAAAAACCGATCCAGAAATTTCGGTGGTTGGAATTGACGAAAATTATTGTCCAAATAAAGGTTTGGAAGTAGTGAAAGGTCGAAATATGAACTCATTTGATGTTTCTAATAACAATTACGTTTGTATTTTGGGTTCCGATTTTGAAAAAGGTTTGTTTGCCAATTTGAATCCGATTGATAAAATCATTTCAATTCGTGGCGCAAAGTTTAAAGTAATTGGCGTTTTAAAAGAAAAAGGTTCTACATTTGGAAACAGTCAAGATTTACGGGTTTTGATTCCAACACAAATAGCGCGTTCTTTATTTTCGGCACCCAATATCAACTACGATTTAGATGTAATGGTCAACAACGAAGCTCTTTTAGATGAAGCAGTTGATGATGCCATTATTACCATGCGAAGAGTGCGAAAATTAAGCCCAGTAGAAAAAGAAAATTTCGGAATTGAACGTAGTGATGATTTAATTCAAACGTTAGGTTCAAATATAGCTGTTATTAATTGGGTTGCCGTAATTATTGGTGCCATTACCGTTTTTGGTTCAACAGTAGCACTAATGAACATTATGTTGGTTTCTGTTACTGAACGTACAAGAGAAATTGGTGTACGAAAATCACTTGGAGCCACAAGAAGCACGATTGCTTGGCAATTTTTTACTGAGACTTTTATAATTAGTCAAATGGGTGGTCTTCTTGGAATAATATTAGGAATTCTTCTCGGTTCAGTTATTGCGCTAAGTTTTGGTTTTGATTTTGTAATCCCTTGGATGGCGATTATTGCGGCTTTTATTACCACTTTTATTGTAACGATTGTTTCAGGATTATATCCTGCCATAAAAGCTTCGAAATTAGATCCTGTGGAAGCGTTGCGTTACGAATAAATTTGAGGTACGAGATACAAAGTACAAGGTACGATATATGACATACGAAATACTAATTTTTAGAATTTTGATTATTTCTTGAGGTTTTTATTGAAGCTACTATAATTGCTAAAATTTCATTTCCTTCTTTTAATAGAGATTCTAGTTCTGCTTTTAATTCTTGGTTCTTGTTTATTTCTAAAATTATTTCAAGAAAAAAATTACTTTCATCAGCTTCTTCTTCAACAATTTTTAATTTATTAATAAAATCGGCAGTAGATTTGGCTCGCTATGATGCTCTATAGTTTGCTCCTACTGAACTTGAGCACCTAATAAGCTGGTTAACATAAGCATTAAATTCTCTTGAGTGAGGTAATTTAGAACACAAAATAGCACAATCAATTGTAAACTTTTTTGTTCTTGCTTTCATATCAATTCTCATATTTTTATTTTTAAGTAAATTATCGTAAATATATAATTTCCTACCTAATAACTCAAATACATTTCGTACCACGTACTTCTTACCTTGTACATTTTATCATTCGATCATTACCGTAAATATCTTTTTTCAATTCGATATTTTTAAACCCTAGATTTTCTAGTAACTCAACCGTTTCATTGCCTAAATACTGATTGATTTCGAAGAATAATAATCCGTTTGGAGACAAGTTTTTTAACGCCAATTGCGCAATTTTTCTATAAAAAAGTAACGCATCAGTATCTTCTACAAACAGCGCCAAATGCGGTTCGTAGTCCAATACATTTTTTTTGATTTCTTGCTTTTCTAAATTGCGAACATATGGCGGATTTGAAACGATAACATCAAAATGTTGATTCAAATCTTCCACTTCTAAAATGTTAGCTTGAATAAAATTGACCTCAACATTATTTGATACCGCATTTATTTTAGCCACTTCTAACGCTTGTTCCGAAACATCAATCGCTGAAACGTTTGCTTGTGGTAAATTTGCTTTTAATGAAATGGGAATACAACCTGAACCCGTTCCAATGTCCAAAATCTCTAACTTTTGACTTTGAACTTTTGACTTTTGACTTTCAATTATCCATTCTACCAATTCCTCTGTTTCTGGTCTTGGAATTAAAGTGTTTTCATTGACTTCAAATCGCAAACCATAAAACCAAGCTTCTCCAGTGATGTATTGAATGGGTTTTTCTTGTTGCAATTCAACTAAAAAGGCATTCCACTTTTCAATTGCTGCATCTGAAATCTCAAAATCCGGATTCAAAGCTACATCTACTCGCTTCAAATGAAGCAAATATTCAGTAAGGATAAAAAAGAAACTTTCGATTTCTTGTTCGTCTTGAATATTTTTTAAAGCGTCGAAAAAAAGGTTTTTGTATTGTTTTAGTAGCATTAGATACCGTATTTCTTTTTAATAAGCTCTAAAATATCTTTTCTTAATTGCCACGGAGGCAAGCCCACTGCTATTCTTCGCTTATCTAAATTATCAAAATCCTCAATCAAATCTTTTTCTATTCCACTATAAATCCCATAAAGATAAACGCCATTACCTCTTAAATTACTATCTATTAAATCTCCATAAATATTTGCTGGAGCTCTGCCTCTTCTGATTAAATCAAGAAAAATGGGTTTCCAATATTCTGCTTTTTCTCTATTGATATGAAAAGCAAAAAAAGTAAAATTTAAAAATTCATCATCAATCATAGAGTTTCCAAATTGAGGAAACATTTCATCGGGAAAACAATCGCAATCTGCTACAATTTTTCTTAACTTTAAATCATTGATACTATCCACTCTTTTCACTCCTTCATAATCACGATTGATTCTTAATTTTTGATCTTCCTCTCTCATTTTAAAAATTTCATTTCTCAAATCTAAATTCACTTGTTTTAGATAAGCCTGATGATATTTTTTAGCTTTTCGTTCTAATTTTCTCCAAGATTTTGTGTTTTGAATATCCTTATAAAGAGGAGCATCTTTAAAATTTTCAAACTTAGCACCATAATCTCTAACTAAAATTTCTATATAATGAACCGCTTCATCAGGCTTATTTAATCGCATAGCACATTCAGCTAAAACTGCAGGTTCATTAACTTCCTTTTGTTTTAACAACGGACAATTCTTTTCAGCCGTTTTTAATAAGTCATAGGCTTTTTGATAATCTTCTTTCAAATATTCATAATGTGCCTGATACACAAACTGATAATAATTGTTGATATAATCATATGCCTCATTGACTTTCTTTTTTTGAGAAAACCCGACTATAGAAATCAATAAAAAAACTAAAATCTTAATCTTCATAATTCTTGTCTTACTACTTACTACTCAAATCTTAATACTATAACTGCTTCGTCATCCAAACTTCACAACTACTGTGCCCAGTGTTTCCCATTGGACCACAAATATTTTCAAAACCTATTCTTTTATATAGTTTTTGTGCGATGGTCATAAACGATAAAGTTTCCAAATAACAGATTTTAAAACTTTGTGTTTTGGCAAATTCCAAACATTTTTCAATGATTTTCTCTGCATAACCCGTTCCTCTAATTTCGGGAGCAAAATACATTTTTTGTAATTCACATACCGAATCATCACCATTTTCTAAAGGCGCCACACCACAGCCCCCAACCACTTTTCCATCGTGTTCCACTACATAATACACTGAACGAGGCGCTTGATAGACTTCATATAATGTATCTAAAATTGGATCAGCATAAGCAGTCCCTACTTTTGGCGCATCTAATTCATGAAAAATAGCACGAATTACATTCGCAATCGACTCATTATCTTTTTGTTGGATTTCTCTAATTAGCATAGCATTTTTATTGTTGGGTAAAAGTACGTAAATTTAAATTTTATACAACTACGTAGCACAAGTATAGATACGCCATAGCAAAGGTATATCAAAGGTTAGGTTGTGGTACCCTTACAGAAAACAAAGTTCGCATAAAATCCATTTTTTAATTGTTAAAAATCTTATTTTTGTATCATGACAACGCACGAATTTTACATGAAACGCTGTATTGAACTCGCTAAAAATGGTTTGGGAACTACGTATCCAAATCCGTTAGTGGGTAGTGTAATTGTACATGAAAACAAAATTATCGGCGAAGGTTGGCACAAAAAAGCTGGCGAACCTCATGCGGAGGTCCATGCGGTGAATTCGGTAAAAGATAAATCATTATTGAAAGAAGCCACAATTTATGTAAGTTTAGAACCCTGTAGCCATTTCGGAAAAACACCACCGTGTTGTGATTTAATTATAGCAAATGAAATTCCAAATGTAGTGATTGGTACCGTTGACCCATTTGCAAAAGTTGCCGGTAATGGCATCAAAAAACTGATTGAAAGCGGCAAAAATGTAACCGTTGGCATTTTAGAAGACGAATGTAATGAGCTCAACAAACGATTTTTTACCTTCCATCAAAAACAAAGACCTTATATTATTTTGAAATGGGCAGAAACAGCTGATGGATTTATTGCTCCGATTTCGAAAGAAGAAAAAAGTCCAATTTGGATTACAAATCAATATTCCAGACAATTGGTTCACAAATGGCGCACTGAAGAACAAGCTATTTTAGTGGGAACAACTACCGTTTTAGACGATAATCCAAAATTAGATGCACGCGATTTCTCTGGAAATAATCCAATTCGTATTGTGTTGGATAAATCAGGTAAGATTTCTGAAAACTATCATGTAAAAAACAATTTACAAAAAACAATTTTTATAACCGAAAGTGAAAATTACACCTCAACTGAAAATTGTATCTTTGAAAATGCTATCTTTGATACTAACCTGATTTCTTCAATTTGCACCCTTTTGTATAAAAGTAACATACAATCGGTTATTATTGAAGGAGGAAGTAAAACCTTGCAATCGTTCATAAATTTGAATTTATGGGATGAAGCAAGAATTTTTAAAGGAAAAACAATATTTCAAAACGGCATAACAGCCCCAATTATTTCCGGAAATCCGGTTGCTAGTTTTGACATAATAGATGATGAACTTAAAATTTTCAAGAATTATGATTGAAGCAATTATTTTTGATTTTGGCGATGTTTTTATCGATTTGAACAAACAAGCTATTGATACCGAATTTAGAAAATTAGGGTTAACAGCTTGGCATGACGATTTAGATGCCTTAAATAAAAAGTACGAAATTGGAAAAATTGATGAATTGGAGTTTATGGAAGGTTTTCAGAAACATCTTCCCAATGCTGGTTTAGTGGAAATAAGAGCCGCTTGGAATTCAATTTTAGGCGATTTTCCATTGTATCGATTGGAATTTTTGCAAATGATTTCATCAAAATATCGCTTGTTTCTTTTAAGCAATACCGATCATACACACATTGAAAAATTTGAACACAACGAAGGCCAAACTTTTGCTCGTGATTTTTATAGTTGTTTTGAAAAAGTATATTTTTCATACGAAATCGGAATTCGTAAACCCGATGAAAATGCGTTCAAATACGTGATTAATAATCATAATTTGAATCCTAAAAAAACATTATTTGTAGACGATAAAAAAGAAAACACCGATATGGCTGAAAAGTTAGGTTTTCAAGTTTGGAATTTACAAGTTGGCATAGATGATGTTGTGGAACTTTTTGATAAAAAAATTATAATATAACCTCCTCGTGATTTACTTATTTTTAAGCATTCTTTTTAATGCTGTGCTTTTTGTTATTGTTAAACTTTTTGCAAAATTCAATATTGACGCCTTACAAGCGTTAGTAGTAAATTACTTAATTGCTTTTTTTGTCGGTTTTTTCTTTTTAGAAAATGAGATAAATACTTCAGAAATTGTGCAACAAAATTGGTTCACCGGAAGTGTTTTATTAGGTTTTATTTTCATCAGCACTTTTTATGTAACAGCAATTACTTCGCAAAGAAACGGTCTTTCAGTGGCTTCTGTAGCTTCTAAAATGTCCGTTATAATTCCAATTTCTTTAGGCGTACTTTTGTATAATGAAACACTAGGAATTATAAAGATTATTGGTATAATTTTAGCGCTGATTGCCGTGTATTTTACTTCTAAAAAAGAAACAGGCGAAATTCAAAAAGCAACCAATATCTTATTTCCTGCATTGGTTTTTATTGGAGCTGGAACGATAGATTCAAGTTTAAAATATTTACAAACGCATCATGTAGCTGTTAATCAAATTGGATTGTTTTCAACAGTAACTTTTTTTTGTGCTTTCAGTGTTGGAATGCTAACCCTTATTTTTTTAACCATACGAGGAAAGATAAAATTTTCTGGAAGAAATATTCTAGGCGGAATTGCTTTGGGTTTACCCAATTACTTTTCGTTGTATTATTTGGTTAAAATGCTAGAAGCAAAAGCCTTTCAAAGCGCCACTTTATTTACAATTCACAACATTTCTATCGTTTTAGTTTCTACTTTTGTAGGCATTCTTTTTTTTAAAGAAAAAATTTCGCTTCGCAATGCAATCGGAATAGGATTAGCCTTATTCGCACTTTATTTAGTTACCTATTAAAAATGGATTTTTCAGAAAACGATTTATATAAAACAATAGATTTTCCCTCGGAAGAGGTATTACTCAAAGAAAAAAATAGCAAATTCTTTGGTTACGCCTTTCCCATATCTTCTGAAGAAGAAGTAAAAGAAATTTTAGACCGATTACGAAAAGAACATTTTTCGGCGCGCCATTGGTGCTATGCTTATCAAATTGGCACAGAGAAAATCCAATACCGTGCTAATGATGATGGTGAACCAAATAATAGTGCTGGAATGCCTATTTACGGACAAATTCAGTCGTTTGAAGTAACAAATGCATTAGTTGTTGTGGTTCGATATTTTGGCGGTGTAAAGTTAGGGGTTGGCGGATTAATTTCCGCATACAAAACAGCAGCACAAATGGCTTTGGAAAATGCAACTATTATTGAAAAAACAATTAATAAACATTTTGTCATTTCATTTGGTTATGCCCACATGAATAAAGTGATGCGAATTATCAAAGAAAAAAATCTGCAAATCGTTGCTCAAAAAATGGAAATGGACTGTGAAATCGAAATTTCAATCCGAAAAAAAAATGCCCAAAATTTATTGGACACTTTTGAAAATTTGTATGAACTAAAAGTAACTGAAATTTAAAATTTTACAAGGCATTTATTTTTTCTAAAACATAGCTTGGAGGTAACATTGGACGTCCCGATTTCATGTCAACAAACACCAACATAGAATAACCAGTTGTTAATAACTCATTTGTTTCATTATAAATTTCATAGTCAAATTCTATCTTCACTGACGTCTGACTTTTCAATATAGTTTTAACAGTTAATAAGTCGTCATAACGAGCCGGTTTCTTGTAATTCATTGACAACGAAACCACTGGAAGCATCACTCCGTTTTCTTCCATCCATTTATAGGAAACCCCCATATTTCTTAGCCATTCCACGCGTCCCATCTCAAAATACTGTGCATAATTACCGTGGTAAACTACTCCCATTTGATCGGTTTCAGCATACCGCACACGAACTTGAAATTGATATTCTCTCATATTAAACTGATATTAAATTATTCTTAAAAAATTATTAAAACGACTTACAATATTTTTTTTAAAAAATCAATAGCAAAAAAATTTTTTTTAAAGAAAATTGTTCACATATTTGCTATCCCAAAGATTAAAAAAAGAACCCCTATTTTTTTTTTGTAAGATAACCTATACAAAACTAAAAAAACAACTATTAACAAGAATAGAATTTATGACTAAAACTGCGCAATCGGTATGGAATAACTGTCTGTCTTTTATCAAAGACAATATTCAAGATCAAGCATACAAAACTTGGTTTGAACCTATTCAGTCAGTTGAACTAAACGATAACGCGTTGTCTATTCAGGTACCTAGTAAATTTTTCTACGAATGGCTAGAAGAACACTATGTAAAATTGTTAAAAGTGGCACTAACCAAA
It encodes the following:
- a CDS encoding IMPACT family protein; protein product: MDFSENDLYKTIDFPSEEVLLKEKNSKFFGYAFPISSEEEVKEILDRLRKEHFSARHWCYAYQIGTEKIQYRANDDGEPNNSAGMPIYGQIQSFEVTNALVVVVRYFGGVKLGVGGLISAYKTAAQMALENATIIEKTINKHFVISFGYAHMNKVMRIIKEKNLQIVAQKMEMDCEIEISIRKKNAQNLLDTFENLYELKVTEI
- a CDS encoding ABC transporter permease; translated protein: MVGLFKENTKIALDSIKSQALRTALTVMIITLGITFLVGILTLTKALENNLFGNFASMGANTFSISQYDFSSEINQNDTEQRVNPIISYPEAKAFQDKYNFPFTTTSLSFTAGSAIEVKYQDKKTDPEISVVGIDENYCPNKGLEVVKGRNMNSFDVSNNNYVCILGSDFEKGLFANLNPIDKIISIRGAKFKVIGVLKEKGSTFGNSQDLRVLIPTQIARSLFSAPNINYDLDVMVNNEALLDEAVDDAIITMRRVRKLSPVEKENFGIERSDDLIQTLGSNIAVINWVAVIIGAITVFGSTVALMNIMLVSVTERTREIGVRKSLGATRSTIAWQFFTETFIISQMGGLLGIILGILLGSVIALSFGFDFVIPWMAIIAAFITTFIVTIVSGLYPAIKASKLDPVEALRYE
- a CDS encoding GNAT family N-acetyltransferase — protein: MLIREIQQKDNESIANVIRAIFHELDAPKVGTAYADPILDTLYEVYQAPRSVYYVVEHDGKVVGGCGVAPLENGDDSVCELQKMYFAPEIRGTGYAEKIIEKCLEFAKTQSFKICYLETLSFMTIAQKLYKRIGFENICGPMGNTGHSSCEVWMTKQL
- the prmC gene encoding peptide chain release factor N(5)-glutamine methyltransferase; this encodes MLLKQYKNLFFDALKNIQDEQEIESFFFILTEYLLHLKRVDVALNPDFEISDAAIEKWNAFLVELQQEKPIQYITGEAWFYGLRFEVNENTLIPRPETEELVEWIIESQKSKVQSQKLEILDIGTGSGCIPISLKANLPQANVSAIDVSEQALEVAKINAVSNNVEVNFIQANILEVEDLNQHFDVIVSNPPYVRNLEKQEIKKNVLDYEPHLALFVEDTDALLFYRKIAQLALKNLSPNGLLFFEINQYLGNETVELLENLGFKNIELKKDIYGNDRMIKCTR
- a CDS encoding HAD family hydrolase, translated to MIEAIIFDFGDVFIDLNKQAIDTEFRKLGLTAWHDDLDALNKKYEIGKIDELEFMEGFQKHLPNAGLVEIRAAWNSILGDFPLYRLEFLQMISSKYRLFLLSNTDHTHIEKFEHNEGQTFARDFYSCFEKVYFSYEIGIRKPDENAFKYVINNHNLNPKKTLFVDDKKENTDMAEKLGFQVWNLQVGIDDVVELFDKKIII
- a CDS encoding acyl-CoA thioesterase — translated: MREYQFQVRVRYAETDQMGVVYHGNYAQYFEMGRVEWLRNMGVSYKWMEENGVMLPVVSLSMNYKKPARYDDLLTVKTILKSQTSVKIEFDYEIYNETNELLTTGYSMLVFVDMKSGRPMLPPSYVLEKINAL
- the ribD gene encoding bifunctional diaminohydroxyphosphoribosylaminopyrimidine deaminase/5-amino-6-(5-phosphoribosylamino)uracil reductase RibD — translated: MTTHEFYMKRCIELAKNGLGTTYPNPLVGSVIVHENKIIGEGWHKKAGEPHAEVHAVNSVKDKSLLKEATIYVSLEPCSHFGKTPPCCDLIIANEIPNVVIGTVDPFAKVAGNGIKKLIESGKNVTVGILEDECNELNKRFFTFHQKQRPYIILKWAETADGFIAPISKEEKSPIWITNQYSRQLVHKWRTEEQAILVGTTTVLDDNPKLDARDFSGNNPIRIVLDKSGKISENYHVKNNLQKTIFITESENYTSTENCIFENAIFDTNLISSICTLLYKSNIQSVIIEGGSKTLQSFINLNLWDEARIFKGKTIFQNGITAPIISGNPVASFDIIDDELKIFKNYD
- a CDS encoding four helix bundle protein — encoded protein: MKEFDLKKRTKSFTISILNLVDNLPMKNSTRIIANQLGKSGSSVGANYRASLRARSDNEYLSKMNIVLEETDESHFWLEVLQELNVVDQKVLNELLNEANELTAIFVTTLKNTKNRINNK
- a CDS encoding EamA family transporter, whose translation is MIYLFLSILFNAVLFVIVKLFAKFNIDALQALVVNYLIAFFVGFFFLENEINTSEIVQQNWFTGSVLLGFIFISTFYVTAITSQRNGLSVASVASKMSVIIPISLGVLLYNETLGIIKIIGIILALIAVYFTSKKETGEIQKATNILFPALVFIGAGTIDSSLKYLQTHHVAVNQIGLFSTVTFFCAFSVGMLTLIFLTIRGKIKFSGRNILGGIALGLPNYFSLYYLVKMLEAKAFQSATLFTIHNISIVLVSTFVGILFFKEKISLRNAIGIGLALFALYLVTY